Proteins found in one Primulina eburnea isolate SZY01 chromosome 16, ASM2296580v1, whole genome shotgun sequence genomic segment:
- the LOC140817084 gene encoding uncharacterized protein isoform X1 — MIIVFSTSSTRRLYNYLQKDKTHVHWEDDEFLRFPANKQVSKGEENLYLHRLSHSFSAISCIVFMLMVCTRQSAGRSETESRRSCENERSCRPTGSGSLPKGIVVKTSNLGRRPLWGSPKKTSSSMSLFAVPVGIKQKINVDKLVQKFLASNFVVMLFHYDGNVDIWKDFQWSNQVIHVSVDNQTKWWFAKRFLHPDIVADYDYIFLWDEDLGVENFHPARYLSIVRDEGLEISQPALEIGESEVHHLITARWKRSKVHRRTYKVGGKETQCDDNSTHPPCTGWIEVMAPVFSKNAWRCVWHMVQNDLIHAWGLDMQLGYCAQGDRMKNIGVVDAEYIVHYGYPTLGEEEHTQGSLNAEKVNKRVEVRRQSYNEYKVFKRRWKKAAEEDQCWTDPYPRQTD, encoded by the exons ACGAAGATTATATAATTACTTGCAGAAGGATAAAACACACGTTCATTGGGAAGATGACGAGTTTCTCCGATTTC CCGCCAATAAGCAGGTATCAAAAGGAGAGGAGAACCTGTATCTGCACCGTCTTTCCCATAGCTTCTCTGCTATTTCTTGCATTGTTTTCATGCTTATGGTTTGCACAAGACAATCAGCAG GGAGGAGTGAGACTGAGAGTAGAAGAAGCTGCGAG AATGAACGCAGTTGCAGGCCAACTGGAAGCGGATCACTGCCTAAAGGGATAGTTGTCAAAACCTCTAACTTGGGAAGACGACCGTTATGGGGTTCTCCAAAG AAAACAAGTTCATCGATGAGTTTGTTCGCTGTTCCTGTTGGAATAAAGCAGAAGATAAATGTAGATAAGCTGGTTCAAAAG TTCCTGGCAAGCAATTTTGTTGTGATGCTTTTCCATTATGATGGCAATGTTGATATCTGGAAGGATTTTCAATGGAGCAATCAGGTCATACATGTATCTGTTGATAACCAAACCAAATG GTGGTTTGCCAAGAGATTCTTGCATCCAGATATAGTAGCAGATTATGATTATATTTTCTTGTGGGATGAAGACTTAGGAGTTGAGAACTTCCACCCTGCACG ATATTTATCAATCGTTAGAGATGAAGGATTAGAGATATCACAACCAGCGCTTGAAATAGGGGAATCTGAGGTGCATCACCTTATAACTGCACGATGGAAGAGATCAAAAGTACACAG GAGGACTTACAAAGTTGGTGGTAAGGAAACTCAATGCGATGATAACAGCACTCATCCTCCATGCACAGG ATGGATAGAAGTTATGGCCCCAGTATTCTCCAAGAATGCATGGCGTTGTGTATGGCATATGGTCCAG AATGACTTGATTCATGCCTGGGGACTTGACATGCAGCTCGGTTATTGTGCACAG GGAGATCGGATGAAAAACATAGGAGTTGTGGATGCTGAATACATAGTTCACTATGGCTACCCAACACTAGGAGAAGAAGAG catacacaaggaagtTTGAATGCAGAAAAAGTAAACAAGAGAGTCGAAGTGAGAAGACAGTCATATAATGAGTACAAGGTATTCAAAAGGCGATGGAAGAAAGCAGCAGAGGAGGATCAGTGTTGGACTGATCCATATCCACGTCAAACTGATTAA
- the LOC140817084 gene encoding uncharacterized protein isoform X2, which produces MTSFSDFPPISRYQKERRTCICTVFPIASLLFLALFSCLWFAQDNQQKLIESNSQGRSETESRRSCENERSCRPTGSGSLPKGIVVKTSNLGRRPLWGSPKKTSSSMSLFAVPVGIKQKINVDKLVQKFLASNFVVMLFHYDGNVDIWKDFQWSNQVIHVSVDNQTKWWFAKRFLHPDIVADYDYIFLWDEDLGVENFHPARYLSIVRDEGLEISQPALEIGESEVHHLITARWKRSKVHRRTYKVGGKETQCDDNSTHPPCTGWIEVMAPVFSKNAWRCVWHMVQNDLIHAWGLDMQLGYCAQGDRMKNIGVVDAEYIVHYGYPTLGEEEHTQGSLNAEKVNKRVEVRRQSYNEYKVFKRRWKKAAEEDQCWTDPYPRQTD; this is translated from the exons ATGACGAGTTTCTCCGATTTC CCGCCAATAAGCAGGTATCAAAAGGAGAGGAGAACCTGTATCTGCACCGTCTTTCCCATAGCTTCTCTGCTATTTCTTGCATTGTTTTCATGCTTATGGTTTGCACAAGACAATCAGCAG AAACTAATAGAATCAAACTCACAAGGGAGGAGTGAGACTGAGAGTAGAAGAAGCTGCGAG AATGAACGCAGTTGCAGGCCAACTGGAAGCGGATCACTGCCTAAAGGGATAGTTGTCAAAACCTCTAACTTGGGAAGACGACCGTTATGGGGTTCTCCAAAG AAAACAAGTTCATCGATGAGTTTGTTCGCTGTTCCTGTTGGAATAAAGCAGAAGATAAATGTAGATAAGCTGGTTCAAAAG TTCCTGGCAAGCAATTTTGTTGTGATGCTTTTCCATTATGATGGCAATGTTGATATCTGGAAGGATTTTCAATGGAGCAATCAGGTCATACATGTATCTGTTGATAACCAAACCAAATG GTGGTTTGCCAAGAGATTCTTGCATCCAGATATAGTAGCAGATTATGATTATATTTTCTTGTGGGATGAAGACTTAGGAGTTGAGAACTTCCACCCTGCACG ATATTTATCAATCGTTAGAGATGAAGGATTAGAGATATCACAACCAGCGCTTGAAATAGGGGAATCTGAGGTGCATCACCTTATAACTGCACGATGGAAGAGATCAAAAGTACACAG GAGGACTTACAAAGTTGGTGGTAAGGAAACTCAATGCGATGATAACAGCACTCATCCTCCATGCACAGG ATGGATAGAAGTTATGGCCCCAGTATTCTCCAAGAATGCATGGCGTTGTGTATGGCATATGGTCCAG AATGACTTGATTCATGCCTGGGGACTTGACATGCAGCTCGGTTATTGTGCACAG GGAGATCGGATGAAAAACATAGGAGTTGTGGATGCTGAATACATAGTTCACTATGGCTACCCAACACTAGGAGAAGAAGAG catacacaaggaagtTTGAATGCAGAAAAAGTAAACAAGAGAGTCGAAGTGAGAAGACAGTCATATAATGAGTACAAGGTATTCAAAAGGCGATGGAAGAAAGCAGCAGAGGAGGATCAGTGTTGGACTGATCCATATCCACGTCAAACTGATTAA
- the LOC140817332 gene encoding uncharacterized protein: protein MRSSGSGIFLQLFLLLLALSLGGVRFSSLANGFTVASNVDMEMEPEGKEELIMSRRNLAGSFEVCALCTCCGGGYGTAKRYCLASPCCYAINCNIPNRPFGYCSFTPKTCNCLGCHI, encoded by the exons ATGCGCTCAAGTGGGAGTGGGATTTTTCTGCAACTGTTCCTTTTGTTGCTCGCCCTTAGTCTCGGTGGAGTTAGATTTTCATCCCTC GCAAATGGGTTTACAGTGGCCTCGAATGTGGACATGGAGATGGAGCCAGAAGGGAAGGAAGAGTTGATAATGAGCCGGAGGAATCTGGCCGGGAGCTTTGAGGTTTGTGCTCTGTGCACTTGCTGTGGAGGAGGTTATGGTACAGCCAAAAGATACTGTTTGGCATCTCCATGTTGCTATGCTATCAATTGCAACATCCCAAACAGGCCTTTTGGCTACTGTTCTTTCACTCCCAAGACTTGTAATTGCTTGGGATGCCATATCTAG